A single genomic interval of Terriglobus albidus harbors:
- the hisB gene encoding imidazoleglycerol-phosphate dehydratase HisB, producing the protein MSTSKTTKKKSVAAPAVKPLKARTGAVKRDTTETQIALKLNIDGTGVYKVTTGIRFFDHMLELFTRHGGFDLTLTCNGDLDVDQHHTVEDVGIALGEAFDKALGNKKGILRAGYFVMAMDETLAVAAVDLSGRVAYVVDDKVKTRLVGDFQAELLADFFDGFARGARANVHVKTMYGRSNHHKIEAIFKAFARALRGACSRDERMAEILPSTKGLL; encoded by the coding sequence ATGAGTACGAGTAAGACCACGAAGAAGAAGTCTGTTGCTGCCCCTGCCGTAAAGCCGCTGAAGGCGCGCACCGGAGCCGTCAAGCGCGATACGACCGAGACCCAGATTGCGCTGAAGCTGAACATCGATGGCACTGGCGTCTACAAGGTTACGACCGGCATCCGCTTTTTCGATCACATGCTGGAGCTCTTTACCCGCCACGGCGGCTTCGACCTGACGCTAACCTGCAACGGCGATCTTGATGTCGATCAGCACCACACGGTAGAAGATGTGGGCATCGCGCTGGGCGAGGCATTCGACAAGGCTCTGGGCAACAAGAAGGGCATCCTGCGCGCCGGCTACTTCGTGATGGCGATGGATGAGACGCTGGCCGTTGCCGCGGTCGATCTCTCAGGCCGTGTGGCTTATGTGGTCGATGACAAGGTGAAAACCCGCCTCGTCGGCGACTTCCAGGCCGAGCTGCTGGCCGACTTCTTCGACGGCTTCGCCCGCGGAGCTCGCGCGAATGTGCATGTGAAGACGATGTACGGCCGCAGCAACCATCACAAGATCGAGGCGATCTTCAAGGCGTTTGCCCGCGCGTTGCGCGGAGCCTGCAGCCGCGATGAGCGTATGGCTGAGATTCTGCCGAGCACGAAGGGATTGCTATGA
- a CDS encoding HisA/HisF-related TIM barrel protein — MLIPSIDLMNGKIVQLRQGAELKLSFDDFDYWINKFSKYPLVQLIDLDAAMRKGDNRALIHDIAKRLPVQVGGGIRTADDARALLDSGAKRVIFGSSLFNTEPDAKPDQLIRKDFAASLQKEVGEENLVFSVDTKNGKVAVRGWQANVDLTPEEAITWLEPYCAAFLYTHVDTEGTMQGFPIDTAAILRATTTKQLIVAGGIRSKQEVDDLDAFGVDAVVGMAVYSGAMEA; from the coding sequence GTGCTGATTCCATCCATAGACCTGATGAACGGAAAGATTGTGCAGCTTCGCCAGGGAGCGGAGCTGAAGCTGAGCTTCGATGACTTCGACTACTGGATCAATAAATTCAGCAAGTACCCTCTGGTGCAGTTGATCGATCTCGACGCCGCCATGCGCAAGGGCGACAACCGTGCGCTGATTCATGACATCGCCAAGCGCCTGCCGGTGCAGGTGGGCGGAGGCATTCGCACCGCCGACGATGCCCGTGCGCTGCTCGACAGTGGAGCCAAACGCGTGATCTTCGGCAGCTCGCTCTTCAACACCGAGCCGGATGCCAAGCCCGATCAGTTGATCCGCAAAGACTTTGCCGCCTCGCTGCAGAAAGAAGTCGGCGAAGAGAACCTGGTCTTCTCCGTCGATACCAAGAACGGCAAGGTTGCGGTGCGCGGATGGCAGGCCAACGTTGACCTGACCCCGGAAGAGGCCATCACCTGGCTGGAGCCGTACTGCGCCGCCTTCCTCTACACCCACGTCGATACCGAAGGCACCATGCAGGGCTTCCCCATCGACACCGCGGCCATTCTTCGCGCAACGACGACGAAGCAGTTGATCGTCGCCGGCGGTATCCGCTCGAAGCAGGAGGTCGACGATCTTGACGCCTTCGGCGTGGACGCCGTGGTCGGTATGGCGGTCTACT
- the hisH gene encoding imidazole glycerol phosphate synthase subunit HisH produces the protein MIAVIDYKAGNLTSVVKALNYLGAPTEVTQSPDVVRRAQKIVLPGVGHFQATQLLHDLKLTEATREAAAKGTPFLGICVGLQWLYVGSTEAPSTDGLCHFNGRCERFPATWEGADLKSPHVGWNSLEQIRPDSRLLRGISNGSFVYYTHSWRAPVSEDTAAVTNYGGAFTAAVERDNVMGVQFHPEKSSETGLQLLKNFLEI, from the coding sequence ATGATTGCCGTAATCGACTACAAAGCCGGAAATCTCACCAGCGTCGTCAAAGCGCTGAACTACCTTGGCGCACCGACTGAGGTCACGCAGTCTCCTGACGTTGTTCGTCGCGCACAAAAGATCGTGCTTCCTGGCGTGGGGCACTTTCAGGCAACGCAACTACTGCATGACCTGAAGCTGACCGAAGCAACACGTGAGGCGGCCGCCAAAGGCACGCCCTTCCTCGGTATCTGCGTGGGACTTCAGTGGCTCTATGTCGGTTCGACCGAAGCGCCGTCGACCGATGGACTGTGCCACTTCAATGGCCGGTGCGAGCGCTTCCCCGCGACCTGGGAAGGCGCTGACCTGAAGAGCCCACACGTCGGCTGGAACTCGCTGGAGCAGATTCGTCCAGACTCGCGGCTGTTGCGCGGTATCTCCAATGGGAGCTTTGTCTACTACACCCACTCCTGGCGCGCCCCGGTAAGCGAAGACACGGCTGCGGTGACGAACTATGGGGGAGCCTTCACCGCTGCCGTCGAACGTGACAACGTGATGGGTGTTCAGTTCCATCCGGAGAAATCCAGTGAGACCGGACTGCAGTTGTTGAAGAACTTCCTGGAGATCTAG
- the hisF gene encoding imidazole glycerol phosphate synthase subunit HisF, producing MLTKRIIACLDVRDGRVVKGIQFVDIIDAGDPAELAHRHAAAGADEIVLLDITATHEGRATLIDTVRRAASQLFIPFTVGGGIRSAQEAEAVFTAGADKISINSAAIARPELIGEIGGAFGAQAVVVAIDARRAADSPDPVRNAEVYVAGGRKPTGRRVVDWAREAEDRGAGEILLTSMDSDGTRAGFDCELTAAVSEAVQIPVIASGGAGTAQHFADVFTRGKADAALAASIFHFGVTSSRALKEELAKSSIPMRLPC from the coding sequence ATGCTGACCAAACGCATCATCGCCTGCCTCGACGTCCGTGATGGACGCGTCGTCAAAGGCATTCAGTTTGTCGACATCATCGACGCCGGTGACCCGGCGGAACTGGCGCATCGCCACGCTGCTGCAGGAGCGGATGAGATTGTTCTTCTCGACATCACTGCCACCCACGAAGGCCGAGCTACGCTGATTGACACCGTGCGCCGCGCTGCATCGCAGCTCTTTATTCCCTTCACCGTCGGTGGCGGGATTCGTTCCGCACAGGAAGCAGAGGCAGTCTTCACCGCGGGCGCAGACAAGATCAGCATTAACTCCGCCGCCATCGCGCGGCCGGAGCTGATCGGCGAGATAGGCGGAGCCTTCGGGGCACAGGCGGTCGTCGTCGCCATCGATGCTCGCCGCGCTGCTGATTCACCCGATCCGGTACGCAATGCAGAGGTCTACGTTGCCGGTGGACGCAAACCTACGGGACGCAGAGTCGTCGACTGGGCTCGTGAAGCGGAAGATCGCGGCGCCGGAGAGATTCTGCTGACCAGCATGGACTCCGACGGTACTCGCGCAGGCTTTGATTGCGAGCTCACCGCTGCAGTTTCTGAGGCCGTTCAGATTCCCGTCATCGCCAGCGGCGGTGCCGGCACGGCGCAGCACTTCGCCGATGTCTTTACGCGGGGCAAGGCTGATGCCGCACTCGCGGCAAGCATCTTCCATTTCGGCGTCACCTCGAGCCGTGCACTCAAGGAAGAGCTGGCCAAGAGCAGTATCCCCATGCGCTTACCCTGCTGA